In Gammaproteobacteria bacterium, a genomic segment contains:
- a CDS encoding succinylglutamate desuccinylase/aspartoacylase family protein, protein MSEPLVIQRRAVVPGSRVTLELPLAQLYTHTPLTLPVHIVRGRRDGPRLFVCAAIHGDELNGVEIIRRLLRHSSIRRLRGTLLAIPIVNVYGVIQHTRYLPDRRDLNRAFPGQGGGSLTARLAHLFMNEIVEKCTHGIDLHTGAIHRSNLPQIRANMEDETTARLAHSFGVPVIINADVRDGSLREAAAEHGVHMLLYEAGEALRFDELSISAGVRGILNVMRELRMLTGKRRTPTTEPFVARTSAWVRAPTSGILRAIVPLGARIKRHDVMGYIADPFGEGEIEVKSPAGGIVIGRTNIPLVHEGEALFHVARFEDVKVVAQQVESFQTEQAEALYVAEVPPIA, encoded by the coding sequence ATGTCTGAGCCTTTAGTTATCCAGCGCCGCGCCGTGGTGCCTGGCAGCCGGGTAACGCTCGAGCTGCCGCTGGCGCAACTGTACACGCACACACCGCTTACCCTGCCGGTGCATATCGTACGCGGGCGCAGGGACGGACCACGGTTGTTCGTGTGCGCCGCGATCCACGGCGACGAACTGAACGGCGTGGAGATCATCCGGCGGCTGCTGCGTCACTCGAGCATCCGCCGGCTGCGCGGCACCCTGCTCGCGATCCCTATCGTGAACGTCTATGGCGTCATTCAGCATACACGCTATCTGCCGGATCGCCGTGATCTCAACCGTGCGTTCCCCGGCCAGGGGGGCGGTTCGCTGACCGCGCGTCTCGCGCATCTGTTCATGAACGAGATTGTCGAAAAATGTACACACGGCATTGACCTGCACACCGGCGCGATCCACCGCAGCAACCTGCCGCAGATCCGCGCCAACATGGAGGACGAGACCACTGCGCGTCTGGCCCACTCTTTTGGCGTACCGGTGATCATCAATGCCGACGTGCGCGACGGGTCGCTGCGCGAAGCGGCCGCGGAACACGGCGTACACATGCTGCTTTACGAGGCCGGCGAGGCGCTGCGCTTCGACGAACTCTCCATCAGCGCCGGCGTGCGCGGCATTCTCAATGTCATGCGCGAACTCCGCATGCTGACCGGCAAGCGCCGCACTCCAACCACCGAGCCTTTCGTCGCGCGCACCAGCGCCTGGGTACGCGCGCCAACCAGCGGCATCCTGCGCGCGATCGTGCCCCTGGGCGCGCGCATCAAGCGGCACGACGTGATGGGCTACATCGCGGACCCATTCGGAGAAGGGGAAATCGAGGTCAAGTCGCCGGCCGGCGGCATCGTCATCGGACGCACCAATATTCCGCTCGTGCACGAGGGCGAGGCGCTGTTCCACGTGGCGCGATTCGAAGACGTGAAAGTCGTCGCGCAACAGGTAGAATCGTTTCAGACCGAACAGGCCGAAGCGTTGTACGTGGCCGAAGTGCCACCAATCGCATGA